Within Phycisphaerales bacterium, the genomic segment GCTAGGCAACTTCGACCTGGAACTGGACGACGAGCGCGCCCCCGTGACCGTGGACAACTTCCTGAGTTACGTGGATGAGGGTTTCTATACGAACACGCTCTTCCACCGTGTAATTTCGGGCTTCATGATCCAAGGCGGCGGATTCACCTCCGGCTTGCAGCAGAAGCAGGCGCGCGATCCGATCGTCAACGAGGCGGGTAACGGGCTTTCAAACGTCCGCGGCACGATTGCGATGGCGCGCACCAACGACCCGAATTCGGCCACCTCGCAATTCTTTGTCAACGTGCGCAATAACACCGCCGGCGGGGACGGACTCAGTGATCTTGATCCGGGTGGCGTCAGCGCCGAGGGATACGCTGTGTTTGGCCGGGTGGTGGACGGATTGGGTGTCGTGGATTCCATTGCGGGTGTGGCGACGGGCTCCCAGAATGGCTTTTCGGATGTGCCGATCGACGAAGTGGTGATCCTGTCGATTGAGCGGATTTCGGTAGATCGCACGGACTCGGAATAGCGGCGGGCCACCTGGATGACACAACCGGCGTCGCCCCGCAACGCTGCGGACTGACGCCGGCTGTGTTGCGCCGGGGAGTGGAAGGG encodes:
- a CDS encoding peptidylprolyl isomerase; amino-acid sequence: MTDTAGRTARDRSQVTVRDPKNASVRVRVRTTLGNFDLELDDERAPVTVDNFLSYVDEGFYTNTLFHRVISGFMIQGGGFTSGLQQKQARDPIVNEAGNGLSNVRGTIAMARTNDPNSATSQFFVNVRNNTAGGDGLSDLDPGGVSAEGYAVFGRVVDGLGVVDSIAGVATGSQNGFSDVPIDEVVILSIERISVDRTDSE